Genomic window (Gemmatimonadaceae bacterium):
CAAAAAGTGCCGTAACGACCTAAGTCGTTACGGCACTTTTGATTGCCTTTCGGCGATTGCCCCTCCTGGGGTCGAACCAGGAACCTTCTGATCCAGAGTCAGGGCACACGCCAGTCTATACCACCTGACGATGTTTCCACAAATGCGCTAAATTATTCAAATATAGACACTAACACCGCACGGCTTTTCCGATGCTTGCCGCAAATTTCCGGAAATCCCCCTTCGTGTGTAGCCGTGCGTGTAGCCGTGGACTCCAACAAAGGCGCCACAATGCCTGTTACTGAGCAGACACCCACGAGAGCCCGAGCTGCGACCTTTGCCGAAGAGATCGACGCGGTGCTCGCCGAGCCCCACACATGGCCCCGTGACATTCCCGATTTCGGCCTTGGGTCTGTAAAGGGCTTCAAGGCTCGCGTGAACCGGGATGGCTCGGTGACGTGGTCGGTGAGCTACCGGACCCCCGGTGGCCGGGAGGCGAGCACCGTGCGCCGCGTGAAGCTCGGCGAGATGGATCCTCGCAGCCGCCAATTCCTCAGCCTGCGAGATGCCCGTCGTGAGGCCCTCGTCTATCTGGCGGAGCGACCCGAGAAGGCAGCACCGGCCCCCGAACCCGCGCCCCCACAGACGATTGGGATGCTCTTCGCTGAATACCTGAAGAGCCGAGCGGGCATCCTGAAGCCGGGAGTCCTGGCGGAATACAAGCGTCTCTTCGACCGCGAGATTGCCGACACGTTCGGCAATTGCACCGTCGAGGCAGTTACTCGCGCGGATGTTGTCCGATGGCACGAGGGCTTCAAGAAGAAAGCGTACGTCGGCAACAGAGCGCTCGCCGTCATTCGCGCCTTCTACACATGGGCGGCGAAGCGTGACCTGATCCCAGCAGGCGCGAACCCCGCGCTGCTGGTGGACAAATTCAAGGAGTCGC
Coding sequences:
- a CDS encoding site-specific integrase yields the protein MRVAVDSNKGATMPVTEQTPTRARAATFAEEIDAVLAEPHTWPRDIPDFGLGSVKGFKARVNRDGSVTWSVSYRTPGGREASTVRRVKLGEMDPRSRQFLSLRDARREALVYLAERPEKAAPAPEPAPPQTIGMLFAEYLKSRAGILKPGVLAEYKRLFDREIADTFGNCTVEAVTRADVVRWHEGFKKKAYVGNRALAVIRAFYTWAAKRDLIPAGANPALLVDKFKESPRERVLTVEEFDRLSEALTEAELHGLPPAPRYRKKPKSETTAKHRPKSADKPIPASPIAVAALRFLLLSGWRLSEALTLGWDDLNFDLGVAVLTDTKTGRSVRALGADALQLIRQQKRRKSDPRVFPIRSLNRLWDAVRHAADLKDLRIHDLRHNFATLTANDGAPQHFTQKLLGHRDAKSTQRYSHLADQSVRALADKTSRTLGARLGLPAPPSESSAP